Genomic segment of Thermodesulforhabdaceae bacterium:
TAACATGTCCGTTTCTTGAGTAAATTCCCTAGGTCGTAAAGTATATACAACAAAAACTCCAAGGAAGCGAAAATGAACGCCTTCATTGTGGGTGGCACTCATAGTGGAGTTGGAAAAACTACCATTAGCCTGGCTCTCATGGCATTCTTTTCTTCAAAGGGAATTAAAGTTCAGCCATTCAAAGTTGGCCCGGATTTTATAGATCCAGGACTCCATTCTCGAGTCACCGGAAGAGTCTCTAGAAACTTGGATGGTTGGATGCTAACTCGATCTTATAACCAGGCACTATTTGCCTGGAATTGCAGGGATGCAGAAATTGCCATCATAGAAGGTGTCATGGGGTTTTACGATGGTTTTGACGGAAAAAGCGAAGATGGAAGCACAGCGCAAATGGCAAAATGGCTTGATGTGCCAGTCCTTCTCATTGTTGATGCTCAAAGTATGGCTCGCAGTGTTGCTGCAATCGTTCACGGTTTTACAACATTCGATAAAGAAATTAAGTGGGTTGGAGTAATTTTAAATCGGGTGGGCAGTTACAAGCATTTCGAATACCTGAGAGAAGCTCTTCTGTCCTCCCTTCCTCACATACCCATACTGGGTTGGATACCACGCGAACAAAGTTTAACCTTGCCAGAACGTCATTTAGGTTTGGTAACTGTCGATGAAAGTCCGCTTGACAAACCATGGATGGATCGAGCAGCGGATTTAATCAGAAAGTTCATAGATGTTGAAACACTTCTCGCCAGAAGCCATGTAGCAGTTCCATTCACTCACCAGTCACCTTTTAATTACAACAACTTCAAGGAATCGCCGGATCAAACTCGAATCAGGATTGCCATCGCCCGCGATGAAGCCTTTTGCTTTTATTACGAAGATAACATTGACTTATTAAAAGCCTACGGAGCCGA
This window contains:
- a CDS encoding cobyrinate a,c-diamide synthase, with translation MNAFIVGGTHSGVGKTTISLALMAFFSSKGIKVQPFKVGPDFIDPGLHSRVTGRVSRNLDGWMLTRSYNQALFAWNCRDAEIAIIEGVMGFYDGFDGKSEDGSTAQMAKWLDVPVLLIVDAQSMARSVAAIVHGFTTFDKEIKWVGVILNRVGSYKHFEYLREALLSSLPHIPILGWIPREQSLTLPERHLGLVTVDESPLDKPWMDRAADLIRKFIDVETLLARSHVAVPFTHQSPFNYNNFKESPDQTRIRIAIARDEAFCFYYEDNIDLLKAYGADICFFSPVRGEPIPTDIDAVILGGGYPEMHLEKLSSNKIFFDELRRRFSLGIPIYAECGGLMTLSRFIEDWEGKRWTMAGILPFGTKMLKRRKALGYVEVKLSRNCILGPAGSRIRGHEFHYSEICNEDFANAPPINHHKEGLLARQGGFIGRAAPKSNVSITASMETIYEVSRRKGDTIRQEGYCIGSAIASYVHQHWGSNPNVPKNFVSFLKRRIKNSP